One genomic window of Fibrobacter sp. UWH6 includes the following:
- the lptC gene encoding LPS export ABC transporter periplasmic protein LptC: protein MALVPVWVVLFLCGCEEIEEEKPWIQVERPEMLFTDTTLLDSYDKGVQAWKLKTAYLERWGDKDLVFVKPVLVDIYDSLGERTAFLRADSGRLDMKFTYVYAYGHVYALTPKGASVRSDSLLWNKKDNLVKTDSYVRVVSEDGDVLQGKGFESDAHMDNWRILSDVTGIFQDAAKRLKEEDKNQASEIETRDSLQRARPTAGSVRVVSSSGTRVPQSSASQAPADSAKKKPGPKKSWKRTLTKKDEAKD, encoded by the coding sequence TTGGCTCTCGTTCCGGTGTGGGTCGTTTTGTTCCTGTGCGGTTGCGAGGAAATCGAAGAAGAAAAGCCCTGGATCCAGGTGGAACGTCCGGAAATGCTTTTTACCGACACCACCCTTCTGGATAGTTACGACAAGGGTGTGCAGGCCTGGAAACTGAAGACGGCCTATCTGGAACGTTGGGGCGACAAGGACCTTGTCTTTGTGAAGCCGGTCCTGGTGGACATTTACGATTCCCTGGGAGAACGTACCGCGTTCCTGCGTGCCGATTCCGGCCGCCTGGATATGAAGTTTACCTATGTGTATGCCTATGGCCACGTTTATGCCCTGACGCCCAAGGGGGCTTCGGTCCGCTCCGATTCCCTCCTGTGGAACAAGAAGGACAACCTGGTAAAGACTGACAGTTATGTTCGTGTGGTTAGCGAAGACGGCGACGTGCTTCAGGGCAAGGGTTTTGAAAGTGACGCCCATATGGACAACTGGCGGATTCTTTCTGACGTGACCGGCATTTTCCAGGATGCGGCTAAACGCCTGAAGGAAGAGGACAAGAACCAGGCTTCCGAAATCGAGACCCGCGATAGTTTGCAGAGGGCTAGACCGACTGCTGGTTCTGTCCGCGTGGTTTCATCTTCTGGAACACGGGTGCCGCAATCTTCTGCGTCGCAGGCTCCGGCTGACAGCGCCAAGAAAAAACCTGGACCTAAGAAATCCTGGAAGCGCACCCTTACGAAGAAAGACGAGGCGAAGGACTAG
- a CDS encoding LptA/OstA family protein, whose amino-acid sequence MSRYIGSFKFGLFLAFAILILFSGEAVAQSSPIIMKHADSLAVARKRGTLLLHGRVQFLHDSVQFKTQRAIWNKDGEVVQCDGGFLFTHPSGYIDARNGVYQKKRGLATATGDVHAGDSAHTYYFTGEYLEYDKEKEILTMPTKPVLRQFEKNKSGGEDTVKIVARRIVYNKKDGYAEARGDVTITQKDVAISADNMNYSKKDDYAEAFNHVKLTQNDMVVTCDTGYFDRKNNWLSMKGNPTCDLKNYHLTGDSIFLVLDSTGNSLKSALVIRNAHGIQQEEPKRNAPGSVTEAFGDTLFAEFSGNKIERLYVNLNARGFFYETDLQDYRNLMDGDRLDMYFNKGKMDKAVVSGKAQSTYFYIKKDRSVSGKNEASGDTIHILFDAQKNAVKSLKLLGNSTMASGRYVDLEKERRNKELALKDSLAKVDSLKKENKADSLTEAGASIDSKEREVQPAKKPSAFKKALLDRNRSRKKSEKTPSDSSAVNVNSKHVEEKK is encoded by the coding sequence ATGTCTCGATACATTGGTTCTTTCAAGTTTGGTCTGTTCCTGGCGTTTGCGATTCTGATCTTGTTTTCGGGCGAGGCGGTGGCGCAGTCTTCGCCTATTATCATGAAGCATGCAGACAGTCTTGCGGTGGCCCGCAAGCGCGGAACTCTCTTGCTGCATGGCCGTGTGCAGTTCCTTCACGATAGTGTGCAGTTCAAGACCCAGCGCGCCATCTGGAATAAGGATGGTGAAGTGGTCCAATGTGATGGCGGCTTCCTGTTTACCCACCCCTCGGGTTATATCGATGCCCGCAACGGTGTGTACCAGAAGAAACGTGGCCTCGCCACCGCTACCGGCGATGTCCATGCTGGTGATTCCGCCCATACCTACTACTTTACCGGCGAGTACCTGGAGTATGATAAGGAAAAGGAAATCCTGACCATGCCTACAAAGCCGGTGCTCCGCCAGTTCGAGAAGAACAAGTCCGGCGGCGAGGATACCGTAAAGATTGTGGCCAGGCGAATTGTGTACAACAAGAAAGATGGCTATGCGGAAGCCCGCGGCGATGTGACCATTACCCAGAAGGACGTGGCCATTTCTGCTGACAATATGAATTACAGCAAGAAGGACGATTACGCCGAGGCTTTCAATCATGTAAAGCTGACCCAGAACGACATGGTGGTGACTTGCGATACGGGATATTTTGACCGCAAGAATAACTGGCTTTCGATGAAAGGCAACCCGACTTGCGACCTGAAGAATTATCACCTGACGGGCGACTCCATTTTCCTGGTGCTGGATTCTACCGGCAACTCCCTGAAGTCTGCGCTGGTGATTCGTAATGCCCACGGCATCCAGCAGGAAGAACCGAAGAGGAATGCTCCGGGTAGCGTGACGGAAGCCTTTGGCGATACCCTCTTTGCAGAATTCAGCGGAAACAAGATCGAACGCCTCTATGTGAACTTGAACGCCCGCGGTTTCTTTTACGAGACGGACCTGCAGGATTACAGAAACTTGATGGACGGCGACCGCCTTGACATGTATTTTAACAAGGGCAAGATGGACAAGGCCGTGGTCTCCGGCAAGGCCCAGAGTACCTATTTCTACATCAAGAAGGATCGTTCCGTGTCTGGCAAGAATGAGGCATCGGGCGATACCATCCATATCTTGTTTGACGCCCAGAAGAATGCAGTAAAGTCCCTGAAGCTTCTAGGTAATTCCACTATGGCCAGCGGCCGTTATGTTGACCTGGAAAAGGAACGCCGTAACAAGGAACTTGCCCTGAAGGATTCCCTGGCGAAGGTGGATTCATTAAAAAAAGAAAATAAGGCGGATTCGTTGACAGAAGCCGGTGCTTCTATCGATAGTAAGGAGCGGGAAGTGCAACCCGCGAAAAAGCCGTCGGCTTTCAAGAAGGCTTTGTTGGACAGGAATCGGTCCAGAAAAAAATCAGAAAAAACTCCATCGGATTCATCCGCGGTGAATGTAAATTCTAAGCATGTAGAGGAAAAAAAGTGA